The genome window CGCGAGGACCCGCGCGTCGTCGGCTCGTTCAGGATCCACAGACGGCTCGGCGCGGGCGGCATGGGCGTCGTCTACCTGGGCTCCGACCGGCGCGGACAGCGCGTCGCGCTCAAGGTGATCCGGCCGGATCTGGCGGAGGATCAGGAGTTCCGGTCGCGGTTCGCGCGCGAGGTGTCGGCCGCGCGGCGGATCAGGGGCGGGTGCACCGCCCGGCTGGTCGCCGCCGACCTGGAGGCGGACCGGCCCTGGTTCGCCACGCAGTACGTGCCGGGGCCCTCGCTGCACGACAAGGTCGCCGAGGAAGGCCCCATGTCGGCCGCCGATGTGGCCGCCGTCGGTGCCGCCCTCTCCGAGGGGCTCGTGGCCGTGCACGAGGCCGGCGTCGTACACCGGGATCTCAAGCCGTCCAACATCCTGCTGTCCCCGAAGGGCCCGCGGATCATCGACTTCGGAATCGCGTGGGCGACCGGGGCCTCGACCCTGACCCATGTCGGTACGGCCGTGGGATCACCCGGCTTCCTCGCGCCCGAACAGGTGCGCGGGGCCGCCGTCACTCCGGCCACGGACGTCTTCTCCCTCGGGGCCACGCTCGCCTACGCGGCGACCTCCGACTCGCCCTTCGGACACGGCAGTTCGGAGGTCATGCTCTACCGGGTGGTGCACGAGGAGCCGCATCTGCGCGGAGTGCCGGACGCGTTGGCCCCGCTGGTGCGGGCGTGTCTGGCGAAGGACCCCGAGGAGCGGCCCAGCACGCTGCAACTGTCCTTGCGGCTCAAGGAGATCGCCGCCCGTGAGGCGCAGGGGATGGCCGATGTCCGGCCGCCCGCGCCGCGCAGCGATCCGGACCGGCCCTCGGGGCGGCTCGCGGAGCAGTACGTCGAGCAGCGGACGCTGCGGCAGCCGCCGGAGACCCGTGGGACTCAGCCGGGCCGGTCGGGCGCGCCCGGTACGCCGCCGCCCCGGAACGGGTCCCGCACGGGCGGGGGCGGTGCGCGTACCGGCGGTGGGTCGCGGTCGGGGGCTCGGCCCGCGCCCGCCCGTAACACCACCGGGAAGCGGCCCGCTCCGCGCAGTGGGGCCGGGCGGCCCGCGCCCCGGACCAATGGGACGGGGCGGCGGCCCGCCAATCCCCGGTTGCTGCGGCAGCGGTTGTTCGTGTTCGTCGTGGTGACGTTGCTGGCGGCGCTCGGGATCGCTACGGCGCAGGGGTGTCAGGGGCCGTCTCGGGGGCTCGACGGGGACGGCCTCCGGCCTGAGCGGACGGTCGTGGAGCTGGGCAGCGGTTGAGGGGTTGCTCCGGGCAGCGGAAACAGGGCTCGGGACTGCCGCTCGGTTGTTCGCCGCGGGTGCGTGGGTGCTGATCGCGCGGTTCCCCGCGTCCCTTACGGGGCTCAGCTCTTTCTCAGAGTTCCGGACGGCCCGTGGCAACCGCGTAGAAAGCCACTGCCGCCGCCGCGCCCACGTTGAGGGAGTCGACTCCGTGGGCCATGGGGATGCGGACCCATTCGTCGGCGGACATCAGGGCCTTGGTGGAGAGGCCGTCGCCCTCGGCGCCGAGCATGAGGGCGACGCGGTCCATCCGGTGCGGGGCGGCCTCGTCCAGGGACTTGGCCTTCTCGTCCGGGGTGAGGGCGAGCAGGGTGAAACCGGCGTCGCGGACCGCGTCCAGGCCCTTGGGCCAGGTGTCGAGGCGGGCGTACGGGACGGAGAACACCGCGCCCATGGAGACCTTGACGCTACGACGGTAGAGCGGGTCGGCGCAGTCCGGGGAGAGCAGGACCGCGTCCATGCCGAGGGCGGCGGCCGAGCGGAAGATCGCGCCGATGTTGGTGTGGTCGTTGACCGACTCCATGACGACCACCCGGCGTGCGGCGCCCAGGAGTTGGTCGGCCGTCGGGAGGGGCTTGCGCTGCATGGAGGCGAGGGCGCCCCGGTGCACGTGGTAGCCGGTGACCTGTTCGGCCAGCTCGGGGCTGACCGCGTAGACGGGGGCCGGGAGTTCGTCGATGACGTCGCGCATGACGTCGACCCACTTGGCGGAGAGCAGCATCGAGCGCATCTCGTAGCCGGCTTCCTTGGCCCGTCTGATGACCTTCTCGCCCTCGGCGATGAACAGGCCCTCGGCGGGTTCGCGCCTGCGGCGCAGCTCCACGTCGGTCAGGCCGGTGTAGTCGCGCAGGCGCGGGTCGTCGGGGTCCTCAACGGTGATGAGATCGGCCACAGGGTGATACTGCCTTGTCCTGGGTGTGGTGCCAACGGCTTGGGACGGGTCGGGTTACCGGTGGTTACGGTTCCGCTCCGCTACGGGTTCCGGGGTGGTCTCCCCCGGGGGTCACGCGTTCGCCTCGGGCCCCACCTTCACGACCTCGCCGATGACGATGACCGTCGGCGGCTTGACCTCCCGCGTCCGCACGGTCTCGGCGACCGTGGCGAGGGTGGCGTCGACCCGGCGCTGGGCGGCCGTGGTGCCCTCCTGGATCAGGGCGACCGGCGTGTCCGGGGACTTGCCGTTCGCCACCAGCGCCTCGGCGATCCGGCCGATCTTGTCGACGCCCATCAGGATCACGAGGGTGCCGGTGAGGCGGGCGAGGGCGGGCCAGTCGACCAGGGAGCGCTCGTCGTCGGGGGCCACATGGCCGCTGACCACGGTGAACTCATGGGCCACGCCCCGGTGGGTGACCGGGATGCCGGCCGCGCTCGGGACGGAGATCGAGCTGGAGATACCGGGCACGACGGTGCAGGGGATGCCCGCCTCGGCGAGGGCCTGGAGTTCCTCCATGCCGCGGCCGAAGACGTACGGGTCGCCGCCCTTGAGCCGGACGACCGACTTGCCCTGCTTGGCGTGCTCGATCAGGGCGTTGTTGATGGCCTCCTGCGCCATGAAACGGCCGTACGGGATCTTCGCCGCGTCGATCACCTCGACGTGCGGCGGGAGTTCGGCCAGCAGGTCGCGCGGGCCGAGGCGGTCGGCGATGACGACGTCGGCCTCGGCGAGGAGACGGCGACCGCGCACGGTGATCAGGTCGGGGTCGCCGGGGCCGCCGCCGACCAGGGCCACGCCGGGGGTGCGGGTGCGGTGGTGGGGGGCGACGAGGGTGCCGTCGCGCAGGCCCTCGACGACCGCGTCGCGGATGGCGGCGGTGTGGCGGGGGTCGCGGCCCTCCGCGCGGGCGGTCAGGACCGCGACCGTGACGCCCTCGCTGTGGCCGGTCGCCGGGGTCCACGCGGTGGCTTCCTCGGCGTTGTCGGAGCGGACGCACCAGATGCGGTGGCGCTCCGCCTCGGCGGACGCGCGGGCGTTGGCCTCCGGGTCGCCGGTGGCGATCAGGACGTACCAGGCCTCGGCGAGGTCGCCCTCCGTGTAGCGGCGCCGCTCCCAGGTCAGCTCGCCCGCGTCGGCCATCGCTTCCACGGAGGGGGTCGCCGACGGGGAGACGAGGGTGATGGAGGCGCCGGCCGCGATGAGGGCGGGGAGGCGGCGCTGGGCTACCTGGCCGCCGCCGATGACGACCACTCGGCGGCCGGTGAGGCGGAGGCCTACGGGGTAGGCGGGGTGTTCGGCCATGAGGGTGCGGCTCCCTGCGGGGCTTTGTGCGGGTGAGGTGCGCTGCGGCTGTGGAGCGACCCTGACGTGCGGATTCTAAGGGGCGGGCGGGGGGTCGGCTCAGCAGGTGCGTTGGCTGAACGCCGTTGCTGGGCACAGCCTGGTGGACGGCTGTGCCCACCCTCCCCCATTCTCGGCTTCGCTCGAACGGGAGGTGCCCCCATCGCCCTGCGGAACGATTGCCGACAGCCTGAGCCGGGTCGGAGAAGAACCCCGCACCCGCACCCCGCTTACTTCTCCTACTTCTCGGTTACCCCCGCCGAATCGAACGTCGCCACCTCGTGCATGGCTCGTGCCGCGCTCTGGACGACCGGGAGGGCCAGGAGGGCTCCCGTGCCCTCGCCGAGGCGGAGGTCGAGGTCGACCAGGGGGCGGAGGCCGAGCTTCTGGAGGGCGGCGACGTGGCCCGGTTCGGCGCTGCGGTGGCCGGCGATGCAGGCGGCGAGGACCTCGGGGGCGATGGCGCGGGCCACCAGGGCGGCGGCGCCCGCGCTGACGCCGTCGAGGATCACCGGCGTACGCAGGGAGGCGCCGCCCAGGAGGAGGCCGACGATGGCCGCGTGTTCGAAGCCGCCGATGGCCGCCAGGACGCCGATGGGGTCGGCGGGGTCCGGCTGGTGCAGTTCGATGGCGCGGCGGACGACCTCGGTCTTGCGGGCGAGGGTCTCGTCGTTGATGCCGGTGCCCCGGCCCGTGACCTCGGAGGGGTCCGCACCGGTGAAGACGGCGATCAGGGCGGCCGATGCCGTGGTGTTGGCGATGCCCATCTCGCCCGTGAGCAGGGCCTTGTTGCCGGCCGCGACCAGGTCGCGGGCCGTCTCGATGCCGACCTCGATGGCCTGCTTCGCCTGGTCGCGGGTCATCGCGGGGCCGGTGGTCATGTCGGACGTACCGGCGCGGACCTTGCGCGGCAGCAGCCCCGGGGTGGCCGGGAGGTCGCTCGCCACACCCACGTCGACGACGCAGACCTCGGCGCCCACCTGGGCGGCGAAGGCGTTGCAGACCGCTCCCCCGCCGAGGAAGTTGGCGACCATCTGGGCCGTCACCTCCTGCGGCCAGGGGGTGACGCCCTGGGCGTGGACGCCGTGGTCGCCCGCGAAGATCGCGACGGCGGCGGGCTCCGGGATCGGCGGCGGGCACTGGCGGGACAGTCCGGACAGCTGGGCGGAGATGATCTCCAGCATGCCGAGGGCGCCCGCCGGTTTGGTCATCCGCTTCTGGCGCTCCCAGGCCTCGCCGAGCGCCTTGGCGTCCAGCGGGCGGATACCGGCGACGGTCTCGGCGAGCAGGTCGTGCGGCTCGGCGCCGGGCAGGGCGCGACGGCCGTACGTCTCCTCGTGGACGACCCAGGACAGCGGGCGGCGCTTGGCCCAGCCCGCCTGCATCAGCTCGGGCTCCTCCGGGAACTCGTCGACGTACCCGACGCACAGGTACGCCACGACCTCCAGGTGCTCGGGCAGGCCGAGGGCGCGGACCATCTCGCGCTCGTCGAAGAAGCTGACCCAGCCGACGCCGAGGCCCTCGGCGCGGGCCGCGAGCCACAGGTTCTCGACCGCGAGGGCGGAGGAGTAGGGGGCCATCTGCGGCTGGGTGTG of Streptomyces phaeolivaceus contains these proteins:
- a CDS encoding serine/threonine-protein kinase, which translates into the protein MNMAMMRLRREDPRVVGSFRIHRRLGAGGMGVVYLGSDRRGQRVALKVIRPDLAEDQEFRSRFAREVSAARRIRGGCTARLVAADLEADRPWFATQYVPGPSLHDKVAEEGPMSAADVAAVGAALSEGLVAVHEAGVVHRDLKPSNILLSPKGPRIIDFGIAWATGASTLTHVGTAVGSPGFLAPEQVRGAAVTPATDVFSLGATLAYAATSDSPFGHGSSEVMLYRVVHEEPHLRGVPDALAPLVRACLAKDPEERPSTLQLSLRLKEIAAREAQGMADVRPPAPRSDPDRPSGRLAEQYVEQRTLRQPPETRGTQPGRSGAPGTPPPRNGSRTGGGGARTGGGSRSGARPAPARNTTGKRPAPRSGAGRPAPRTNGTGRRPANPRLLRQRLFVFVVVTLLAALGIATAQGCQGPSRGLDGDGLRPERTVVELGSG
- a CDS encoding TrmH family RNA methyltransferase, with the translated sequence MADLITVEDPDDPRLRDYTGLTDVELRRRREPAEGLFIAEGEKVIRRAKEAGYEMRSMLLSAKWVDVMRDVIDELPAPVYAVSPELAEQVTGYHVHRGALASMQRKPLPTADQLLGAARRVVVMESVNDHTNIGAIFRSAAALGMDAVLLSPDCADPLYRRSVKVSMGAVFSVPYARLDTWPKGLDAVRDAGFTLLALTPDEKAKSLDEAAPHRMDRVALMLGAEGDGLSTKALMSADEWVRIPMAHGVDSLNVGAAAAVAFYAVATGRPEL
- the cobA gene encoding uroporphyrinogen-III C-methyltransferase yields the protein MAEHPAYPVGLRLTGRRVVVIGGGQVAQRRLPALIAAGASITLVSPSATPSVEAMADAGELTWERRRYTEGDLAEAWYVLIATGDPEANARASAEAERHRIWCVRSDNAEEATAWTPATGHSEGVTVAVLTARAEGRDPRHTAAIRDAVVEGLRDGTLVAPHHRTRTPGVALVGGGPGDPDLITVRGRRLLAEADVVIADRLGPRDLLAELPPHVEVIDAAKIPYGRFMAQEAINNALIEHAKQGKSVVRLKGGDPYVFGRGMEELQALAEAGIPCTVVPGISSSISVPSAAGIPVTHRGVAHEFTVVSGHVAPDDERSLVDWPALARLTGTLVILMGVDKIGRIAEALVANGKSPDTPVALIQEGTTAAQRRVDATLATVAETVRTREVKPPTVIVIGEVVKVGPEANA